A window from Falco naumanni isolate bFalNau1 chromosome 3, bFalNau1.pat, whole genome shotgun sequence encodes these proteins:
- the NSUN2 gene encoding RNA cytosine C(5)-methyltransferase NSUN2 isoform X2 codes for MIPPLLLNVNPHHKILDMCAAPGSKTAQLIEMLHADMNVPFPKGFVIANDVDNKRCYLLVHQAKRLNSPCIMVVNHDASSIPNLQIDVDGRKEVLFYDRILCDVPCSGDGTMRKNIDVWKKWTTQNSLQLHGLQLRIATRGVEQLAEGGRMVYSTCSLNPIENEAVIASLLEKSQGALELADVSSELPGLKRMPGITKWKVMLKDGQWFEEWKDVPSNRQTQIRPTMFPIKDEEKLKAMNLERCLRILPHHQNTGGFFVAVLVKKSPMPWNKRQPKVHQKLLQQTGDTEVTAANSDNGSECITEEPTLAEDEESKKMQELQNSDTEQSKKEGVCGPPPSKKMKLFGFKEDPFVFLPEDDPLFLPIQKFYALDPSFPKMNLLTRTQEGKKRQLYMVSKELRNVLLNNSEKMKVINTGIKVWSRNSDGEQFGCAFRLAQEGIYTLYPFIHARIINVCIEDVKILLTQENPFLSKFSSETQKKVKDMAMGSIVLKYDPDPEKPDDLQCPIVLCGWQGKTSLRAFVPKNERLHYLRMMGVEVFKAKRKEEELESKTEEEVQHRLAQTEEGMDVEDKEHDLVTKMEAEIGEESSHSPVESSAMEVENKIENLDQSSKNTKNYVSQDNKDTVTSNVKD; via the exons ATGATCCCACCTCTGCTGCTTAACGTTAACCCTCATCATAAG ATTCTAGATATGTGTGCTGCACCTGGATCTAAGACTGCACAACTCATTGAAATGTTGCACGCAGACATGAATGTTCCTTTTCCCA AGGGTTTTGTAATTGCTAATGATGTCGACAACAAGCGCTGCTATTTGCTGGTTCATCAGGCTAAAAGATTAAACAGTCCGTGCATCATGGTGGTAAATCATGATGCCTCCAGTATTCCTAATCTACAAATAGATGttgatggaagaaaagaagtCCTCTTCTATGACAGGATTTTATGTGACGTCCCTTGCAG TGGAGATGGAACCATGAGGAAAAACATTGATGTATGGAAAAAGTGGACAACACAAAACAGTTTGCAGCTCCATGG ATTGCAGTTAAGAATTGCAACCCGTGGTGTTGAACAGCTGGCGGAAGGTGGGAGAATGGTATATTCTACGTGTTCGTTGAATCCCATTGAGAACGAAGCTGTGATCGCATCTCTGCTGGAGAAGAGTCAAG GTGCCTTAGAACTTGCTGATGTCTCTTCTGAGTTACCAGGCTTGAAGAGGATGCCAGGAATTACAAAATGGAAG GTAATGCTGAAAGATGGACAGTGGTTTGAAGAGTGGAAAGATGTGCCTTCAAATAGACAAACACAAATACGTCCCACTATGTTTCCAATAAAAGATGAAGAGAAGCTAAAGGCGATGAATCTAGAGCGTTG tcTTAGGATATTGCCACATCACCAGAACACAGGAGGTTTCTTTGTGGCTGTGTTAGTGAAAAAGTCTCCAATGCCATGGAATAAACGCCAGCCTAAG GTTCACCAGAAATTACTGCAACAAACAGGAGATACTGAAGTAACAGCAGCAAATTCAGATAATGGTTCTGAATGTATTACTGAAGAACCAACGCTTGCTGAAGATGAAGAGTCTAAGAAAATGCAAGAATTGCAGAATTCAGAcactgaacaaagcaaaaaggaaggagTGTGTGG ACCACCACCatctaaaaaaatgaagttgtttggttttaaagaaGACCCTTTTGTGTTTCTCCCTGAAGATGATCCATTGTTCCTTCCTatcca GAAGTTTTATGCATTGGACCCATCGTTTCCGAAGATGAATTTACTAACTCGAActcaagaaggaaagaaaagacagctgTACATGGTTTCTAAGGAGCTAAGGAATGTGCTTCTGAACAACAGTGAGAAGATGAAG GTTATTAACACAGGGATAAAAGTCTGGTCTCGCAACAGTGATGGTGAACAGTTCGGATGCGCATTCAGATTAGCACAAGAG gGAATTTATACTCTATACCCATTCATTCATGCAAGGATTATAAATGTCTGCATAGAAGATGTTAAAATCCTGCTAACCCAGGAAAATCCATTCTTAAGTAAATTTAGCAgtgaaacacagaagaaagtCAAAGACATGG CAATGGGAAGTATAGTTCTGAAGTATGACCCAGACCCTGA GAAACCTGATGATCTTCAGTGTCCTATAGTGCTGTGTGGTTGGCAAGGAAAGACATCACTCCGTGCCTTCGTGCCCAAGAATGAGAGACTTCATTACCTGAGGATGATGGGAGTTGAAGTGTTtaaagcaaagaggaaagaggaggaattGGAAAGTAAAACGGAGGAAGAAGTTCAACATAGGTTGGCACAAACAGAGGAAGGAATGGATGTGGAAGATAAAGAACATGATTTAGTCacaaaaatggaagcagaaataGGTGAGGAATCTTCCCACAGTCCTGTAGAAAGCAGTGCTAtggaagtagaaaataaaatagagaatTTAGATCAATCTAGTAAAAATACCAAGAATTATGTAAGCCAGGACAACAAAGACACTGTTACGAGTAATGTGAAAGATTAG
- the NSUN2 gene encoding RNA cytosine C(5)-methyltransferase NSUN2 isoform X1, whose product MGRRARDRRRQQQRQERGGGGGDQAGWAGGYPEIVKENELFERYYRELGIVPAGEWDAFMAALREPLPATLRITGYRSHAREILHCLREKYFRELQDLEVDGQKVEMPQPLSWYPEELAWHTNLSRKILRKSPQLEKFHQFLVSETECGNISRQEAVSMIPPLLLNVNPHHKILDMCAAPGSKTAQLIEMLHADMNVPFPKGFVIANDVDNKRCYLLVHQAKRLNSPCIMVVNHDASSIPNLQIDVDGRKEVLFYDRILCDVPCSGDGTMRKNIDVWKKWTTQNSLQLHGLQLRIATRGVEQLAEGGRMVYSTCSLNPIENEAVIASLLEKSQGALELADVSSELPGLKRMPGITKWKVMLKDGQWFEEWKDVPSNRQTQIRPTMFPIKDEEKLKAMNLERCLRILPHHQNTGGFFVAVLVKKSPMPWNKRQPKVHQKLLQQTGDTEVTAANSDNGSECITEEPTLAEDEESKKMQELQNSDTEQSKKEGVCGPPPSKKMKLFGFKEDPFVFLPEDDPLFLPIQKFYALDPSFPKMNLLTRTQEGKKRQLYMVSKELRNVLLNNSEKMKVINTGIKVWSRNSDGEQFGCAFRLAQEGIYTLYPFIHARIINVCIEDVKILLTQENPFLSKFSSETQKKVKDMAMGSIVLKYDPDPEKPDDLQCPIVLCGWQGKTSLRAFVPKNERLHYLRMMGVEVFKAKRKEEELESKTEEEVQHRLAQTEEGMDVEDKEHDLVTKMEAEIGEESSHSPVESSAMEVENKIENLDQSSKNTKNYVSQDNKDTVTSNVKD is encoded by the exons ATGGGCCGCCGGGCGCGCGACCgcaggcggcagcagcagcggcaggagcggggcggcggcggcggggaccAAGCG GGCTGGGCCGGTGGCTACCCCGAGATCGTGAAGGAGAACGAGCTGTTCGAGCGGTACTACCGGGAGCTGGGCATCGTGCCCGCCGGCGAGTGGGACGCCTTCATGGCGGCGCTGAGGGAGCCGCTGCCCGCCACGCTGCGCATCACCGGCTACCGGAG ccacgCCAGGGAGATCCTGCACTGCCTGAGGGAGAAGTACTTCAGAGAGCTGCAGGACCTGGAGGTGGATGGCCAGAAAGTCGAAATGCCGCAGCCGCTGAGCTG gtaTCCAGAAGAGTTAGCCTGGCACACCAACTTGAGTAGAAAAATCTTACGCAAGTCGCCACAGCTGGAAAAGTTTCATCAGTTTCTGGTTAGCGAGACAGAATGT ggAAATATCAGTCGTCAAGAGGCTGTTAGTATGATCCCACCTCTGCTGCTTAACGTTAACCCTCATCATAAG ATTCTAGATATGTGTGCTGCACCTGGATCTAAGACTGCACAACTCATTGAAATGTTGCACGCAGACATGAATGTTCCTTTTCCCA AGGGTTTTGTAATTGCTAATGATGTCGACAACAAGCGCTGCTATTTGCTGGTTCATCAGGCTAAAAGATTAAACAGTCCGTGCATCATGGTGGTAAATCATGATGCCTCCAGTATTCCTAATCTACAAATAGATGttgatggaagaaaagaagtCCTCTTCTATGACAGGATTTTATGTGACGTCCCTTGCAG TGGAGATGGAACCATGAGGAAAAACATTGATGTATGGAAAAAGTGGACAACACAAAACAGTTTGCAGCTCCATGG ATTGCAGTTAAGAATTGCAACCCGTGGTGTTGAACAGCTGGCGGAAGGTGGGAGAATGGTATATTCTACGTGTTCGTTGAATCCCATTGAGAACGAAGCTGTGATCGCATCTCTGCTGGAGAAGAGTCAAG GTGCCTTAGAACTTGCTGATGTCTCTTCTGAGTTACCAGGCTTGAAGAGGATGCCAGGAATTACAAAATGGAAG GTAATGCTGAAAGATGGACAGTGGTTTGAAGAGTGGAAAGATGTGCCTTCAAATAGACAAACACAAATACGTCCCACTATGTTTCCAATAAAAGATGAAGAGAAGCTAAAGGCGATGAATCTAGAGCGTTG tcTTAGGATATTGCCACATCACCAGAACACAGGAGGTTTCTTTGTGGCTGTGTTAGTGAAAAAGTCTCCAATGCCATGGAATAAACGCCAGCCTAAG GTTCACCAGAAATTACTGCAACAAACAGGAGATACTGAAGTAACAGCAGCAAATTCAGATAATGGTTCTGAATGTATTACTGAAGAACCAACGCTTGCTGAAGATGAAGAGTCTAAGAAAATGCAAGAATTGCAGAATTCAGAcactgaacaaagcaaaaaggaaggagTGTGTGG ACCACCACCatctaaaaaaatgaagttgtttggttttaaagaaGACCCTTTTGTGTTTCTCCCTGAAGATGATCCATTGTTCCTTCCTatcca GAAGTTTTATGCATTGGACCCATCGTTTCCGAAGATGAATTTACTAACTCGAActcaagaaggaaagaaaagacagctgTACATGGTTTCTAAGGAGCTAAGGAATGTGCTTCTGAACAACAGTGAGAAGATGAAG GTTATTAACACAGGGATAAAAGTCTGGTCTCGCAACAGTGATGGTGAACAGTTCGGATGCGCATTCAGATTAGCACAAGAG gGAATTTATACTCTATACCCATTCATTCATGCAAGGATTATAAATGTCTGCATAGAAGATGTTAAAATCCTGCTAACCCAGGAAAATCCATTCTTAAGTAAATTTAGCAgtgaaacacagaagaaagtCAAAGACATGG CAATGGGAAGTATAGTTCTGAAGTATGACCCAGACCCTGA GAAACCTGATGATCTTCAGTGTCCTATAGTGCTGTGTGGTTGGCAAGGAAAGACATCACTCCGTGCCTTCGTGCCCAAGAATGAGAGACTTCATTACCTGAGGATGATGGGAGTTGAAGTGTTtaaagcaaagaggaaagaggaggaattGGAAAGTAAAACGGAGGAAGAAGTTCAACATAGGTTGGCACAAACAGAGGAAGGAATGGATGTGGAAGATAAAGAACATGATTTAGTCacaaaaatggaagcagaaataGGTGAGGAATCTTCCCACAGTCCTGTAGAAAGCAGTGCTAtggaagtagaaaataaaatagagaatTTAGATCAATCTAGTAAAAATACCAAGAATTATGTAAGCCAGGACAACAAAGACACTGTTACGAGTAATGTGAAAGATTAG